The following proteins come from a genomic window of Pseudomonas syringae:
- a CDS encoding Ig-like domain-containing protein, producing the protein MVSKIKTGSQAVASGHSKEALLELLNVRPSTLGWDAVVVYNRGRANALMMQQYIQKLTAENYLRPIDGEIPSVDGSNLKFFGIQLGIPRLSFENASLTDSRARVTLPIMGGLAILKSEPVGGYKGIHSIMRPNGAAGPKLWLDVTLKSAPGGVDEVGTVQIDLSDMENFDTDLFSDSVSIINAREFFKTEFKKHPELQVYALGTLSQQVDSTLKPTFFRVHTQAAPDAKLRSAPNYGDGAVVVFVTFEGGVNGGSPAANSDFEYMIPNDEEGTKYSSAILLSNRVLLAKLIKPTLDKQLPQAAFIINTGTDAEGNPLHAWLQATAGEATWPSFVFESEHAGGESTLTAKQAIKFEMKQGDFAGLRVQSKDNTINVSWEFETTIPFHQHVAIGGGANDEENDGDIPMEIGPIINMVPVIDVTDPHSFIIKFETEEYFSNGCSVSKPGWISFFGFEDFSELASVLFDKIDTTVGDVFKEIKLPDIDTFLLRNLLFPDSNSMVLTDVHVPGDLAVFGNVNPSLTSFVISPESPVLNAGSVRKFVTDPVIGGVEWSCRALPGDTTGPIGSFSANGDGTYTAPSADVMGGRGAQQVIVTAKGTVNGQEVLSSALVSIVDNAISVNPLFQVAGPGVCIPFTAGTLDDRKLIWAMKDPGQNGQVTPDQDGRGASYTAPIHPEPPAPVTMFVLEVVQVTDDENNMGQAHVLVINKTLGGQVQVEIKVEVKVDPTNPTKETKETSTTAQLQFMKLYDSGPLPVPHVKLKWTLLAGGGSVSDAGLYIPPEQKLPGFAIVTCAFEREPEFEGAPIPVDYGYTVLPLPLEAYPDLGRAYS; encoded by the coding sequence ATGGTCAGCAAAATAAAAACCGGCAGCCAAGCTGTTGCGAGCGGCCATTCGAAAGAAGCGTTGCTGGAGTTACTCAATGTCAGGCCAAGCACCCTCGGCTGGGACGCCGTTGTCGTCTACAACCGCGGTCGCGCCAACGCCTTGATGATGCAGCAATACATCCAGAAGCTCACGGCCGAAAACTATCTGCGCCCTATCGACGGGGAAATCCCCTCCGTAGACGGTTCGAACCTGAAATTCTTCGGTATTCAACTGGGCATACCCAGGCTGTCTTTCGAAAACGCCAGCCTCACCGACTCACGCGCCAGAGTGACGCTACCAATAATGGGAGGCCTGGCGATATTGAAAAGTGAGCCCGTGGGCGGTTACAAGGGCATTCATTCAATCATGCGCCCCAATGGTGCCGCAGGCCCCAAATTATGGCTGGACGTTACGCTCAAGAGCGCACCCGGTGGAGTTGACGAGGTAGGCACTGTACAAATTGATTTGTCAGACATGGAAAATTTCGATACGGATCTGTTTTCTGACTCTGTAAGTATTATCAATGCTCGGGAATTTTTCAAGACGGAATTCAAGAAACATCCAGAGCTGCAGGTTTACGCACTTGGCACCTTGAGCCAGCAAGTAGACTCCACACTGAAACCGACATTTTTCAGGGTGCATACGCAGGCAGCACCTGACGCTAAACTGCGCAGTGCCCCCAACTACGGTGACGGGGCGGTGGTGGTATTCGTCACTTTCGAAGGGGGCGTCAACGGTGGCAGTCCGGCGGCGAATAGCGACTTTGAATACATGATCCCCAATGATGAAGAGGGGACAAAATATTCGAGTGCTATATTACTGTCCAACCGCGTGCTTTTGGCAAAACTTATCAAGCCCACTCTGGACAAGCAATTACCTCAGGCAGCCTTTATCATCAACACGGGCACCGATGCAGAAGGCAACCCATTGCACGCCTGGTTACAAGCCACGGCAGGCGAAGCCACATGGCCGAGTTTTGTATTCGAGAGTGAACATGCCGGTGGCGAAAGTACATTAACCGCTAAGCAGGCCATTAAGTTTGAGATGAAGCAGGGTGATTTTGCCGGCCTGCGCGTCCAGTCCAAAGATAATACAATTAATGTAAGCTGGGAATTCGAAACGACGATACCCTTTCACCAGCATGTTGCCATTGGAGGGGGCGCAAATGATGAGGAAAATGATGGTGACATACCGATGGAGATAGGCCCGATTATCAATATGGTACCTGTCATCGATGTGACCGATCCACATAGCTTTATTATAAAGTTCGAAACAGAAGAGTATTTCAGTAATGGCTGCAGTGTATCTAAACCCGGCTGGATTAGTTTTTTTGGATTTGAGGACTTTTCCGAACTTGCGAGCGTACTGTTCGATAAGATCGATACGACTGTGGGCGATGTGTTTAAAGAGATAAAACTTCCCGACATCGACACCTTTCTCCTGCGAAACCTGCTCTTCCCCGATAGCAATTCAATGGTCCTCACTGACGTCCATGTCCCCGGCGACCTAGCGGTGTTTGGCAACGTCAACCCTTCACTGACAAGCTTTGTCATTTCCCCGGAATCCCCGGTGCTGAACGCTGGCAGTGTACGGAAATTCGTCACTGACCCGGTCATTGGCGGGGTTGAATGGTCGTGTCGCGCTCTTCCAGGAGACACCACGGGCCCTATTGGCTCCTTCAGTGCCAATGGCGATGGTACTTACACCGCGCCGTCGGCTGATGTCATGGGAGGCAGGGGCGCACAACAGGTGATCGTGACTGCTAAAGGCACGGTGAATGGCCAAGAGGTTTTGTCCTCAGCGCTGGTGTCGATTGTCGACAATGCAATTTCTGTCAATCCGCTTTTCCAGGTTGCCGGCCCTGGGGTCTGCATCCCTTTCACCGCAGGTACGCTGGATGACCGCAAGCTGATCTGGGCAATGAAAGACCCTGGCCAAAACGGCCAGGTGACACCTGATCAGGATGGACGAGGGGCCAGCTACACCGCCCCGATACATCCAGAACCACCCGCACCGGTTACGATGTTCGTTCTTGAGGTCGTACAGGTTACCGACGACGAAAACAATATGGGCCAGGCGCATGTTCTGGTCATAAACAAAACACTGGGCGGACAGGTCCAGGTCGAGATCAAGGTCGAGGTCAAGGTCGACCCGACGAACCCGACGAAAGAGACGAAAGAGACTTCGACTACAGCACAACTTCAGTTCATGAAGCTGTATGACTCAGGCCCCCTCCCTGTTCCTCACGTAAAGCTGAAGTGGACCCTGCTGGCGGGTGGCGGCTCGGTGAGCGATGCCGGGCTGTACATCCCGCCAGAACAAAAACTGCCGGGGTTTGCGATAGTGACCTGTGCATTCGAAAGGGAACCTGAGTTCGAAGGCGCGCCCATACCCGTCGATTATGGCTACACAGTTCTGCCCCTGCCTTTGGAGGCGTACCCCGATCTGGGTAGAGCTTATAGCTGA